In one window of Micromonospora cathayae DNA:
- a CDS encoding pentapeptide repeat-containing protein — translation MGVPQGVADIIGAAGEGLRRFSAAPPELTGAALIHASLTHALSAGADLTRANLTQGFPERHEPDRRISARIANVLANSTANLARADLTDANLTCAKTDDRTRRPAGLPWPVPCDD, via the coding sequence GTGGGCGTTCCGCAGGGTGTTGCGGACATCATCGGAGCTGCCGGCGAGGGACTGCGTAGGTTTTCGGCCGCACCCCCGGAGCTGACCGGCGCGGCGCTGATCCACGCGAGCCTGACTCACGCACTCTCGGCTGGCGCGGACCTGACCCGAGCGAACCTGACCCAAGGGTTTCCTGAACGGCACGAACCTGACAGGCGGATCAGCGCGAGAATCGCGAATGTGTTGGCGAACTCGACCGCGAACCTGGCTCGTGCGGACTTGACCGACGCGAACCTGACGTGCGCCAAGACTGATGACCGCACGCGGCGGCCTGCGGGACTGCCGTGGCCGGTGCCGTGCGATGACTGA